A single window of Streptomyces sp. NBC_00464 DNA harbors:
- a CDS encoding LacI family DNA-binding transcriptional regulator: MSGPARITIKDVAARAGVSKGAVSLAFNNKRGVSEITRERIFEAAKELGWSPNLTARSLSSQKVDIIGLALCRPARLLGLEPFYMDFISGIESVLAERSYSLLLRLVRDLDEETELYRSWWRSQAIAGAILVDFHENDPRVPSLESIGLPAVAVGHPSLTGSFPAVWTDDATAAAEAVRYLAALGHRRIARVGGPVGLGHSGIRATAFAATMRELGLEEGRQIATGFDGSEGARATRSLLMSADRPTAIVYDNDIMAVAGAGVAAEMGFVVPDDVSLLAWDDSQLCRITHPTLSAMSHDVHNFGAQVARTLFAVIEGEHTGSVQVPTPSLTPRGSTAQAPARN; encoded by the coding sequence GTGAGCGGTCCGGCACGCATCACCATCAAGGACGTCGCAGCCCGCGCCGGAGTCTCCAAGGGGGCTGTCTCCCTGGCGTTCAACAACAAGCGGGGTGTCTCGGAGATCACGCGTGAACGCATCTTCGAGGCGGCGAAGGAGCTGGGCTGGTCGCCGAACCTCACCGCACGCAGCCTGTCCAGTCAGAAGGTCGACATCATCGGCCTGGCCCTGTGCCGCCCCGCCCGGCTGCTCGGCCTCGAGCCGTTCTACATGGACTTCATCTCCGGCATCGAGAGTGTGCTGGCCGAGCGGTCGTACTCGCTGCTGCTGAGGCTGGTGCGGGATCTCGACGAGGAGACCGAGCTGTACAGGTCCTGGTGGCGGAGTCAGGCGATCGCCGGTGCCATCCTGGTCGACTTCCACGAGAACGATCCGAGGGTTCCGTCGCTGGAGTCCATCGGGCTGCCGGCGGTGGCCGTCGGGCATCCGTCGCTCACCGGCTCGTTTCCCGCAGTGTGGACGGACGACGCCACGGCGGCGGCCGAGGCCGTCCGCTATCTGGCGGCGCTCGGACACCGGCGCATCGCCCGCGTCGGCGGTCCGGTCGGGCTCGGGCACAGCGGTATCCGGGCCACGGCCTTCGCGGCCACGATGCGGGAGCTGGGTCTTGAGGAAGGCCGGCAGATCGCGACGGGCTTCGACGGAAGCGAGGGGGCCAGGGCGACCCGGTCCCTGTTGATGTCGGCCGACCGTCCCACGGCCATCGTGTACGACAACGACATCATGGCTGTGGCGGGTGCGGGGGTCGCCGCGGAGATGGGGTTCGTGGTCCCCGATGATGTGTCGCTGCTCGCCTGGGACGACTCGCAGCTGTGCCGGATCACGCATCCCACGCTGTCGGCCATGAGCCACGACGTGCACAACTTCGGGGCGCAGGTGGCCCGCACCCTGTTCGCCGTCATAGAGGGTGAGCACACCGGTTCCGTACAGGTGCCGACCCCGTCCCTCACTCCGCGCGGTTCCACCGCACAGGCACCCGCCCGGAACTGA
- a CDS encoding glycoside hydrolase family 2 protein yields MKDVTPLTEGWTLRHGEEQLPAQVPGCVHTDLLAAGVIPDPFLELNETEVAWVGQRSWTYATDVSHDSRHERTDLVFEGLDTAARITFGGREVGATRNMHRTYRFDVTGLTGRLEVNFASAYAEAEAVRAVTGDRPNVYPEPFQYIRKMASSFGWDWGPTLVTAGIWRPVRLEQWSTARLASVRPLVTVDEATGSVEVAIQVERTAAGAGTSLLVRATVAGETVETRFGGDEAVLRLTVDRPRLWWPRGYGDQPLYDLDVTLLDDEGELDTWHRRIGFRTVELDRSADAKGSGFTLVVNGERVFARGVNWIPDDVFPSRVTPERYRTRLGQAADANVDLVRIWGGGIYEDEAFYDACDELGLMVWQDFLFACAAYPEEQPLRGEVEAEARDNVVRLMPHASLVLWNGNNENLWGFRDWDWEPGLAGDSWGEGYYLGLLPRLIAELDPTRHYAAGSPWSGSWDNHPNDPDHGTYHSWEVWNRQDYAEYRANVPRFVAEFGWQAPPAMATLRRALPGEKLAPDSPGMLHHQKAEDGNGKLNRGIARHFAPPEGDFDRWHYLTQVVQARAVAAGIEHWRSHWPTCAGTVVWQLNDCWPVTSWAAVDGDGRLKPLHHELRRVYADRLLTLQPSDDGLVLAVVNQAATEWRTVVTLRRFEADGATVGHSTHEVTVAARSVARLPVLPELFQEELSAKEFLVADADGVRATYFPVPDKEFAYVQPAFGIEVEPVPGSGGMVDVVVNAHTLVRDLLLQPDRLSPHATADRGLTTLLPGEQVRIRVDGCVDVTVDDARAALFCADTK; encoded by the coding sequence ATGAAGGACGTCACCCCGCTCACCGAGGGCTGGACCCTGCGTCACGGCGAGGAGCAGCTTCCGGCTCAGGTTCCCGGCTGCGTCCACACCGACCTGCTTGCCGCCGGGGTCATTCCGGACCCCTTCCTCGAACTCAACGAGACCGAGGTCGCCTGGGTCGGCCAACGCTCGTGGACCTACGCCACCGATGTCTCCCACGACAGTCGGCACGAGCGCACCGACCTCGTCTTCGAGGGCCTGGACACCGCCGCCCGGATCACTTTCGGCGGCCGGGAGGTCGGGGCGACCCGGAACATGCACCGCACCTACCGGTTCGACGTCACGGGCCTGACCGGCCGTTTGGAGGTGAACTTCGCCTCCGCCTACGCGGAGGCCGAGGCGGTACGTGCCGTCACCGGAGACCGGCCCAACGTGTACCCCGAGCCGTTCCAGTACATCCGCAAGATGGCCAGCAGCTTCGGCTGGGACTGGGGGCCGACACTCGTCACCGCCGGCATCTGGCGCCCCGTACGGCTGGAGCAGTGGTCGACCGCGCGCCTCGCGTCCGTCCGCCCGCTCGTCACCGTCGACGAAGCCACGGGAAGCGTCGAGGTCGCAATACAGGTCGAGCGCACGGCCGCAGGAGCGGGCACGAGCCTGCTGGTGCGGGCCACGGTGGCCGGCGAAACGGTCGAAACCCGATTCGGCGGCGACGAAGCCGTGCTGCGCCTGACCGTTGACCGGCCCCGGCTCTGGTGGCCGCGCGGCTACGGTGACCAGCCCCTCTACGACCTCGACGTCACCCTCCTCGACGACGAGGGCGAACTGGACACCTGGCACCGGCGCATCGGATTCCGCACCGTTGAGCTGGACCGCAGTGCCGACGCGAAGGGCTCGGGCTTCACCCTCGTCGTCAATGGCGAGCGCGTGTTCGCCCGCGGCGTCAACTGGATCCCCGACGACGTGTTCCCCTCACGCGTCACCCCCGAGCGCTACCGCACCCGGCTCGGCCAGGCCGCGGACGCCAACGTCGACCTGGTGCGCATCTGGGGCGGCGGCATCTACGAAGACGAGGCCTTCTACGACGCCTGCGACGAACTCGGGCTGATGGTCTGGCAGGACTTCCTCTTCGCCTGCGCGGCCTACCCGGAGGAGCAGCCGCTGCGGGGAGAGGTTGAGGCCGAGGCGCGCGACAACGTTGTCCGACTCATGCCCCACGCCAGCCTGGTCCTCTGGAACGGCAACAACGAGAACCTCTGGGGATTCCGCGACTGGGACTGGGAGCCCGGACTCGCCGGAGACTCCTGGGGCGAGGGCTACTACCTCGGCCTGCTGCCCCGTCTGATCGCCGAACTCGACCCCACGCGGCATTACGCCGCGGGGAGCCCGTGGTCCGGATCATGGGACAACCACCCCAACGACCCCGACCACGGCACCTACCACTCCTGGGAGGTGTGGAACCGCCAGGACTACGCCGAGTACCGCGCGAACGTCCCTCGCTTCGTTGCCGAGTTCGGCTGGCAGGCCCCTCCAGCGATGGCCACGCTCCGACGCGCGCTTCCCGGGGAGAAGTTGGCCCCGGACTCCCCGGGCATGCTGCACCATCAGAAGGCGGAGGACGGCAACGGCAAACTCAACCGTGGAATCGCCCGCCACTTCGCCCCGCCCGAGGGCGACTTCGACCGGTGGCACTATCTGACCCAGGTCGTCCAGGCCCGCGCCGTCGCCGCGGGCATCGAGCACTGGCGCTCGCACTGGCCGACGTGTGCCGGCACCGTCGTCTGGCAGCTCAACGACTGCTGGCCGGTAACCTCCTGGGCCGCGGTCGACGGGGACGGCCGTCTCAAGCCGCTCCACCACGAACTGCGCCGCGTCTACGCGGACCGGCTGCTCACCCTGCAGCCCAGTGACGACGGCCTGGTCCTCGCCGTCGTCAACCAGGCCGCCACGGAATGGCGCACCGTGGTGACACTGCGCCGTTTCGAGGCCGATGGTGCGACGGTCGGCCACAGCACTCACGAGGTGACCGTGGCCGCGCGTTCGGTCGCGCGGCTCCCGGTTCTCCCCGAGCTGTTCCAGGAGGAGCTCAGTGCCAAGGAGTTCCTCGTCGCCGACGCGGACGGTGTGCGTGCCACCTACTTCCCGGTCCCCGACAAGGAGTTCGCCTACGTGCAGCCGGCCTTCGGTATCGAGGTGGAACCCGTTCCGGGCAGCGGCGGTATGGTCGACGTCGTGGTCAATGCGCACACCCTCGTAAGGGACCTTCTGCTTCAGCCCGACCGGCTGAGCCCCCACGCCACCGCCGACCGCGGTCTCACCACCTTGCTGCCGGGCGAGCAGGTCCGGATCCGGGTCGATGGCTGCGTCGATGTGACCGTGGATGACGCGCGAGCTGCCTTGTTCTGCGCGGATACGAAGTGA
- a CDS encoding ABC transporter substrate-binding protein: MGKTKTLVGALLAVATLTVTGCSGGGAASTEEAAAPTDPSRTTGTIKVLTQRTDLVQSGALDAYAAEFNKVYPKVKVKFEGLTDYEGEVKIRMNTEDYGDVLMIPAAVSKNDYPKFFAPLGPSIEMSDKYRFSDKTTVGSKVYGIAQFGTANGFVYNKALWKKAGITAWPNSPEEFLAGLKAIKAKTGATPYYTNFKDGWPLVQWSANIGSATCSEEANNKLAGPVSPWKPGSELGVIDTLLYDIVKDGLSEKDPSTTNWEASKSMLAKGEIGSMMVGSWSITQMKDAAKKAGKNPDDISFMPVPVQRENGQCATLVSDYQQAVNAHSEHKEAARAWIDWFTEKSGYSTKEGAVPTLKSAPMPATLKDFVDNDVTFVERSESKTGAVNDIDNAAEIGLNKPDYRQKLIDIARGAQKGSLEDYFTELNKKWDEAAKTAGS; the protein is encoded by the coding sequence ATGGGAAAGACCAAGACCCTCGTCGGTGCGTTGCTGGCCGTTGCGACGCTGACCGTGACGGGCTGCAGCGGCGGAGGTGCGGCGTCGACCGAAGAGGCTGCGGCCCCCACCGACCCGAGCAGGACAACCGGCACCATCAAGGTCCTGACCCAGCGAACGGACCTGGTCCAGAGCGGGGCCCTGGACGCCTACGCCGCGGAGTTCAACAAGGTCTACCCCAAGGTCAAGGTGAAGTTCGAAGGCCTGACCGACTACGAGGGTGAAGTCAAGATCCGGATGAACACGGAGGACTACGGCGACGTCCTCATGATCCCGGCCGCGGTCTCCAAGAACGACTACCCCAAGTTCTTCGCCCCGCTGGGTCCGTCGATCGAGATGTCGGACAAGTACCGCTTCAGTGACAAGACGACCGTGGGAAGCAAGGTCTACGGCATCGCGCAGTTCGGCACCGCCAACGGCTTCGTCTACAACAAGGCGCTGTGGAAGAAGGCCGGCATCACCGCCTGGCCGAACTCGCCCGAGGAGTTCCTCGCGGGACTGAAGGCGATCAAGGCAAAGACCGGCGCAACCCCCTACTACACCAACTTCAAGGACGGCTGGCCGCTGGTCCAGTGGAGCGCCAACATCGGCTCGGCTACGTGCAGCGAAGAAGCCAACAACAAGCTCGCCGGTCCGGTCTCGCCATGGAAGCCGGGCAGTGAGCTCGGAGTGATCGACACCCTGCTGTACGACATCGTCAAGGACGGCCTCTCCGAGAAGGACCCCAGCACCACCAACTGGGAGGCCTCCAAAAGCATGCTCGCCAAGGGCGAGATCGGCTCCATGATGGTCGGCTCATGGTCGATCACGCAGATGAAGGACGCCGCCAAGAAGGCCGGGAAGAACCCCGACGACATCAGCTTCATGCCCGTCCCCGTCCAGCGGGAGAACGGACAGTGCGCCACTCTGGTCTCGGACTACCAGCAGGCCGTCAACGCCCACTCCGAGCACAAGGAAGCAGCCCGGGCCTGGATCGACTGGTTCACCGAGAAGTCCGGCTACTCCACCAAGGAGGGAGCCGTCCCCACCCTGAAGTCGGCTCCCATGCCCGCGACCCTGAAGGACTTCGTTGACAACGATGTCACCTTCGTGGAGCGCTCGGAGAGCAAGACGGGCGCGGTGAACGACATCGACAACGCCGCCGAGATCGGGCTGAACAAGCCCGACTACCGCCAGAAGCTGATCGACATCGCCCGCGGAGCCCAGAAGGGCAGCCTCGAAGACTACTTCACCGAGCTCAACAAGAAGTGGGACGAGGCAGCGAAGACCGCCGGTTCCTGA